A DNA window from Salvelinus sp. IW2-2015 linkage group LG4q.1:29, ASM291031v2, whole genome shotgun sequence contains the following coding sequences:
- the LOC111962763 gene encoding troponin T, cardiac muscle isoforms-like codes for MPDGEKVDFDDIHRKRLEKDLSELQSLIESHFIQRKKEEEELISLVNRIEKRRAERAEQQRVRAEREKERQARVAEEKDRKEAEDQRKKQDDDAKKKKALTNMTHQYGGIQQKSENRKGAKKQTEREKKKKILADRRKPLSIDHLNEDKLKEKASEMWQRMMELEAEKFDLSEKLKKQKYDINQLLTRVQDHQSAKGRGKKMGRVR; via the exons ATGCCTGATGGCGAGAAAGTGGATTTTGAT GACATCCACAGGAAGCGTCTGGAGAAGGACCTGTCTGAGCTCCAGTCTTTGATCGAGTCTCACTTTATccagaggaagaaggaagaagaggagctcATCAGTCTCGTCAACAGGATT gagAAACGTCGTGCAGAGAGGGCAGAGCAGCAGAGGGTTcgtgcagagagggagaaggagaggcaggcCAGGGTTGCG GAGGAGAAGGACAGAAAGGAGGCAGAGGATCAGCGTAAGAAGCAGGATGATGACGCCAAGAAGAAGAAGGCTCTCACCAACATGACCCACCAGTATGGAGGTATCCAGCAGAAG AGTGAAAACCGCAAAGGAGccaagaaacagacagagagagagaagaagaagaagattctTGCTGACCGAAGGAAACCTCTCAGCATCGACCATCTGAACGAGGACAAACTCAA GGAGAAGGCCAGTGAGATGTGGCAGCggatgatggagttggaggcaGAGAAGTTTGACCTCAGTGAGAAACTCAAGAAACAGAAGTATGAT ATTAACCAGCTTCTCACCCGGGTCCAGGACCACCAGAG